GTTCGTGGCCGTGCCTTGCCGGCCGGACAGCCACGGCGTGGTTCCGCGTTGCCCGCCGTTTCCACGCGGAGCACCATGGGGGGAGCCCCCGGCGGCGCTCCCTCTGCCCTTCACAATCCTCATCCTCCCTGCCGGAGAGCCGGTCCGCACGCCGATGGGGCGGCCGCAGTCCGCCGGGGAAGGGCGCATCGGCCGTCTTGCGGCCTGGCAGGCTGTGTGCGTGCAGGATCCGGAATCGATGGCCCGGGCTGCACGCCGCCCCGTTCGCCGACACAGACAAGGTGACCATGTTCGATCCGGTGCAGGACAATCCGTACCCCGACACCCATACCCTCGGCGAAGGCCCGGAGCCGCACCCGCTGTTGAGGCCGGTGCTGGGGCTGGTGGGGCGCTGGCACGGCCGGGGGGAGGGCCAGTACCCCACGCTGGAACGAGATTTCCGCTACGAGCAGGAGCTCGTCTTCAGCCACGACGGGCGCCCCTTCCTGCGTTACGAGGCGCGCGCCTGGCTGGTCGACGAGTCCGGGGCTGCTGTCCGGCCTGCCGGTCGGGAGGCCGGCTGGTGGCGGGTGACGCCGGAGGCGGGCCTGGAGGTCGTCCTCGCCCACCCCACCGGGATCGTCGAGACGTACGTCGGCACGGTGTCCGGTACGGAGATCGAGATCGGGACGAAGGACGTGGCGCTGACGCCGCTGGCCAAGGAGGTCACCGGGACGCGCCGCCGCTACAGCCTCGACGGCGACCTGCTGACGGTGGTGCACGACATGGCGGCGGTGGGGCAGCCGCTCCAGCACCACCTGACCACGCGGCTGCGGCGCCGCTCTTCCTGACCGCCCGGGCGGGCTGCCGGTGCCGGGCGGTCAGGCGGAGGAGCCGCTGTCGATGACCAGGTCGTGGCCGACCACGGAACCCGCCGCGGACGAGGCGAGGTAGAGGACCGCGGCCGCGACCTCCTCGGCCTCCGCGACGCGGCCGAGCGGGTTCTCGTGCTTGACCCGCTCCACACGGTCGGCCTCCGTTTCGCCCGGCCGCAGGGACATGGGCGCGGCGGAGGTTCCCGGGCTGACCGCGTTGATGCGCACGCCGTCGCGGATGTGGTCCAGGGCGGCTGCGCGGGTCAGCGCGGAGACGGCGGCCTTGGAGGTGATGTACGCGGCGGCGTTCGGGATGCGGGCGTGGGCGCCCAGGTTCGAGGAGATGTTGACGATGGCGCCGCCGCCGTTCTCCCGCATGTGGGCGATCTCGTGCTTCATGGCCAGCCAGACGCCGGTGACGTTCGTGTGCAGTACCGCGTCCCAGTCCTCCGCGGCGATGTCGCCGGCGGGTACCGTTCCGCGGAATATCCCGGCGTTGTTGACGGCGACGTCCAGCCTGCCGAACCGTGCGACGGTCTCCTGGACGAGAGCGGCCAGTTGGGCGGAATCGGTGACGTCGGCGGTCACCGCCTCGGCGGTGCCGCCGGCCGCCCGGACGAGGCGCACGGTCTCGTCGAGGGAGGCCGCGGTCCGGCCCGCGGCGACCACACGGGCGCCTTCGGCGGCGAAGGCGAGCGCGATCGCCCGGCCGAGGCCGGATCCGGCGCCGGTGACGAGGACGGACGCGTCGGTGAAACGGTTCATGGCGGTGGCTCCTTGTGCGGGCGTCGGTGGGGAGTGCTGTGGGAGAGGACCGTGGGAAGGCTGCCGTCACTCCCGGGTGGGGCGGCGGCCAGTCCCCCCGCGGTGACGGTGCGGGGGGAGCGGGATGGTGGTGGCGTTGGAGGTCGTGCTCCTGCCCACGTCCTTCCCTCTCCTGATACTTGACCGATCGGTCTATTATTCGGGCGTGCGGAAGGGAACCGGGCGGCTCCTCCGTGGGCGTCGCGGTCGGTTCGGATCGGATCGGATCGGTTCAGTCCAGCAGGGACAGAGCCTGCTCGGCCGCGTCCCGTACGCGGGTGGGATCGGCCGAGGCCTTCCCGACGACCCGCACCCCCTGGAGCAGGACCAGGAGCATCCGGGCCAGAGCGCGCGGGTCGCGCTCGGGAGGCAGCTCGCCCTGCGCCTGTGCCCGGACGAGCGCCGCGTGCAGCAGCGTCTCCAGCCGGTCCCAGCTGGACTCGACCCGGCGGGCCGCCACGGAATCGTGAGCGCCCAGCTCGGCGGCGGTGTTGGTGATGAAGCAGCCGTTCAGCCGCTCCTCCGGTGAGGCGGCCTCGGTGGCGAAGCGGCGCACGACGGTCCGTACCGCCGGCAGGGCCGGTCCCGGCCCGGACAGGTCGGCGAAGAGCCGTGGGTCGACGGACTGCGCGTACCGGTCCAGCGCCTTGAGGTAGAGCTCGTGCTTGCTGCCGAACGTCGCGTAGATGCTCGCCCGGCCGATGCCGAGGTGTTCGACGAGGTCCGTCACCGACGTCGCTTCGTAGCCGCGCCGCCAGAACAGCTCGAGGGCCGACTGAAGCGCTGCGTCCGGATCGAATTCTTTGGTCCTGGCCATGAACAAGATCATAGAGCTATTTGGAACGATCGGTCAATATACCGGCCGCCGGTCGGGACAGCCGGCCGCGGGAGTGTCGTGGGTGAGCGCGCAGACCATCTGCTCGCCGCGTCCGTGGTCGGGGTAGGTCGTGATCAGCTCTGCCGTGAAGTCCTTCCACTGGCGGGCGATGTCCTGGGTGGCGAGCGCGGTGGCCCGCTGAAAGTTGCCGTTCGTCGAGCGCGGGGCGGCTTCGGTGTCCTTGTTGAGGGTGGGGGTGTGCTCGATGCGTCCGGCGCAGTCGGTGGGCTTGACACCGGTCGACTCGAAGTCCGGATAGCAGCCGGTGGTCAGGTCCTCGGGAAACAGGCCGACGGCCTCCTTCGTCCAGTCGGCGTCGTTCATGGAGCCGTAGCGGCGGATGTCGAGGAACGGCGCGATGTCGGTGCGGTTCAGTCCGGGTGGATTGGCCGTGCCGATGGGGTCGGCGCCGGCCCTGTCGGACCAGTTGCCGTGCGCGTAGAAGTCCTCGATCGGGTGCCAGCCTCGGCCGAGCTGCTCCAGGACGCTGCACTTGGCGCGTCCCGCCCTCCCGTTCCACGTGCAGGGGGAGGCCAGGTCGCTCTGGCCCGCGATGATCCTGCCCCGGGAGTCGACCAGTCCGTCGGCATGGCGGACGGCAGCCCGCAGGCGGGCGACGGAGCCGCGGATGCAGGCGAGCAGCTCGGTGTTCGCCTCGTCGCGGGTGCGGGGGTGCGCGGACGCGTGTCGCGAGGCGAGGTGATCGGCGTTGTCGCAGTGCAGGGGGCCGAGCTTGAAGTAGTCGCCCTGGTCGTCGGCCACGATCGCCCCGTCGCGCGAGTCGGCCATCGCCGTCAACGACCTGGGCTCCCACTGCAGGGCGGCGCGAGTGATCTTCTCGTGGTTGCCCCCGGTGAACGCTTGCGCCGGACCGGCCGGAAGCAGGATCGGACATGCTCCGCAGGCGAGCGAGGCGAGCGAGACGAGCGCGGTAGCGGGCAGTCGCCGGACGTATGCGGAGGCGTGCATCACGAGACCTCCAGAAACCTCGCAATAGGGCATAAATGGTACCCGTGGGTGCCGGAAGGGGGTCGTCGCCGGGAGTGATGCGGCGAACCAGTGAGGCTCGTATGCTCGAAGTGATCGAAATGACGACTTGGCGACCCTCAGGGCCCTGACCGGCCCTGACCGCCGCCGGGCCGGTCAGGGGGGCGGGCTGTAGGCCGCGCGCTCAGCGGAATCGTGGCTTCCGGCAGGCGCTCACCCGGGAAGGGGATCAACCATGTGTCGGTGGCTCGCGTATTCGGGAACCCCGCTTGTCCTTGAAACGATCCTGTACAAGCCAGAGCACTCCCTGATCGATCAGGGCCTCCACTCCCGTCTCGGTGTCGAGACGACCAACGGTGACGGATTCGGCATCGGCTGGTACGCGGAGAACTCGAGCAACCCCATCCCCGCGGTGGTACGCGACATCGGCCCGGTGTGGAGCAACCGCAACCTGCGTGAGATCGCGCAGCACGTCAAATCCCCGCTGCTCTTCGCTCACATACGGGCCTCGACGGGCACGGCGGTGCAGCAGACGAACTGTCACCCCTTCCGCCACGGCCACTGGATGTGGATGCACAACGGCTCCATCGCCGAATTCCACAAGCTGCGGCGGGAGCTCTGCCTGGCCGTGGACCCCGAGCTGTATGCCGACCTCGAGGGGTCCACGGACTCGGAGGTCATGTTCTTCCTCGCACTGACCTTCGGCCTGGACACCGACCCGCCGGGCGCGGTGGCCCGGATGGCGGGCCTGGTGGAGCGCGTCGGCCACGCCCACGGCGTCGCCGCGCCCCTGCAGATGACCGTCGCGGTGACCGACGGCTCGGCGGTCTGGGCCTTCCGTTACGCCAGCGAGGGCGTCGCCCGGTCGCTCTTCTACAGCACCAAGGTCGAATCCCTGCGCGCGCTGCACCCCGACATGCCCCTCCTGCGCGACGTGTCGGACGATACCCGCCTCATCGTGTCCGAGCCGCTGGGCGACCTGCCGGGGGCTTGGAACGAGGTACCCGAACACAGTTATGGCGTGGTTCGGGCAGGAGCGGACGATCTCCGCCCGTTCGCCCCCGTGCCGATGTGAAGCGCCGCTCGCTACAGAGATCCCTTCAGGTAGACGCGTGTGTGCGTGACACGTGATGCGGACGCGGAGAAGGCGATCGACCGCGTCTCACTGGTCACCGACACCTCGAGGTGGTCCGGTCCACCGCAGCCGGCGATGCGCACCGCGCGCTTCGCTTCCGCGAGGTGTACCGCCGGCTCATCCCCTGCGGGTTGACGAGCTCCTGCACACCCGCCCGGTCGCCGCGTGCCGGAGCCGCGAGGGTCTTGCGGCTCCGGCAGTCGGGTCGGGGTCAGGCCGTGGTGTCCTCCAGGGCGCTGTCGGGGATCCAGGAGCCGTGGAGTCCGGCGCTCACCCGGTGGGGCAGGTGGACGGTGGCGATGCGGTCGAGGCCGGAGGCGTCCAGAACCAGCAGCTGCGAGGCGTCCTGCTTGAGGTCGGACACGACGGTCAGCAGATAGCCGTCGTCCTCGGACGTGGCACGGGCGGCGGGGACGAACACGGCCTCGCCGGGCATGCGGGCGTCGCCCACCTGATGGATGCGGCGCGCTCCGGTGGTGCGGTCGTACTTGACGAC
The Streptomyces sp. NBC_01296 DNA segment above includes these coding regions:
- a CDS encoding FABP family protein, which codes for MFDPVQDNPYPDTHTLGEGPEPHPLLRPVLGLVGRWHGRGEGQYPTLERDFRYEQELVFSHDGRPFLRYEARAWLVDESGAAVRPAGREAGWWRVTPEAGLEVVLAHPTGIVETYVGTVSGTEIEIGTKDVALTPLAKEVTGTRRRYSLDGDLLTVVHDMAAVGQPLQHHLTTRLRRRSS
- a CDS encoding SDR family NAD(P)-dependent oxidoreductase produces the protein MNRFTDASVLVTGAGSGLGRAIALAFAAEGARVVAAGRTAASLDETVRLVRAAGGTAEAVTADVTDSAQLAALVQETVARFGRLDVAVNNAGIFRGTVPAGDIAAEDWDAVLHTNVTGVWLAMKHEIAHMRENGGGAIVNISSNLGAHARIPNAAAYITSKAAVSALTRAAALDHIRDGVRINAVSPGTSAAPMSLRPGETEADRVERVKHENPLGRVAEAEEVAAAVLYLASSAAGSVVGHDLVIDSGSSA
- a CDS encoding TetR/AcrR family transcriptional regulator yields the protein MARTKEFDPDAALQSALELFWRRGYEATSVTDLVEHLGIGRASIYATFGSKHELYLKALDRYAQSVDPRLFADLSGPGPALPAVRTVVRRFATEAASPEERLNGCFITNTAAELGAHDSVAARRVESSWDRLETLLHAALVRAQAQGELPPERDPRALARMLLVLLQGVRVVGKASADPTRVRDAAEQALSLLD
- a CDS encoding class II glutamine amidotransferase — protein: MCRWLAYSGTPLVLETILYKPEHSLIDQGLHSRLGVETTNGDGFGIGWYAENSSNPIPAVVRDIGPVWSNRNLREIAQHVKSPLLFAHIRASTGTAVQQTNCHPFRHGHWMWMHNGSIAEFHKLRRELCLAVDPELYADLEGSTDSEVMFFLALTFGLDTDPPGAVARMAGLVERVGHAHGVAAPLQMTVAVTDGSAVWAFRYASEGVARSLFYSTKVESLRALHPDMPLLRDVSDDTRLIVSEPLGDLPGAWNEVPEHSYGVVRAGADDLRPFAPVPM